Part of the Shewanella eurypsychrophilus genome is shown below.
GCTATCCGGAAGTTCCTGCTATAGATTTTTTAAATCGGGAATACAATCGCCAAAGCGAGCAGATTATATCTATTGGAAATGAACTAAATGCACTGGTAGCAAAGTAATACCAAAAAGGAGTATTGATGAAAATGGAAGTGTTAATTGCAGACTATTTAGATGAGCAGCATGGGAGAGATATTGGTTATCTTCTTAATCACTATGCTGAAGATCCTATGGGTGGGGGAGAGCCGTTAGCTGATTATGTTAAGCAGAATCTGGCTCAGGAATTATCAAAAGTGCCCCATGCTTTTAGCGTGATTTGTTACGTTGAAGGTAAGCCTGCTGGACTGATTAATTGCTTCGAAGCCTTTTCCACTTTTAAGTGTAAACCACTGATAAATATCCACGATATCGTGGTGGTGAATGAGTTCAGAGGACTGGGGATTAGTCAGTCTATGTTGGCTAAAGTTGAAGAGCGAGCCAAAGAGAAAGGCTGCTGTAAAATCACCTTGGAAGTGCTAGAAGGTAACGAAATAGCGCGAAACTCCTATATCAAATTTGGTTTCGACGGTTACGAGCTAGACCCCAATATGGGCAAAGCCCTATTCTGGCAAAAGGTGATTTGAACAGCGATAAAGGCAAAGGCTTATTTATCGTTGACTTTGATTTTCTTTTAGGATGGGAGGTAGAGGTGGATTTTATCTTTACTTCCGCACAGTAACTCAGTTCAATAAAGCGTTAAACTGGGGTTAATCGTCCAATCTTTTCATCGCTTTTTGATATACATCGTTTCGTTCTCGTTTACCAACAGCAAGAACGGTGACAATAACAATATTGTCTTGAACTTTGTAAACCAAACGGTACCCAGATTGACGTAATTTAATTTTATACATGTTGTCACCACCTAAGAGTTTAGCTGCAGGAACATGCGGATTGTCTAGGCGTTCAGATAATTTTTTCTTGAATTGCTGCTGTAATGTGGAACCCAGTTTTTTCCACTCTTTTAGTGCGCTTTTTTTGAATTCAAGGTTATAGGTCATTAAGGTTTACCGAAATGCTTTCTTCACCTTCACGTTCTTTTGCTATTGTTAAGAGTTCAAGATCTTCGAGTTTATCCATCATCATTTCGTAGGCTTCTGCGGGTACACAGTAAAAAGCAGGTTCATTTCTGTTAAGTACAGCAACGGGTTCACCATATGCGCTAGTTGCAACTTTCATTGGGTTAGCTTTAAACTCAGTAATACTTGCGGCAACATCGGCTAAAATTCTAGAGGTCATAATAAAGGTCCTTTAATCGGTCTCTAATCTGGTCATTTTAGCTGTAAACAAGTAGTTTAACAAATGACTTTGGCTTCTATAGTTTATTTACACAAGTATTCTTATCCCACCCAACGCCATCTCTTATCCTCGAATTGAGGATGACTACCATTTTCTGATGCATACAATATTAGCTACTTTCTTTCGCCACAGAATCAATCCTAATCATTTTCAATATCTAACGGAAAAAGAGCACTCTGACCACGAAGCGCTTCGCTTCCACGGAGAACACGGAGGTAAAGATTGAGGTAAAGAACAAAGACTTAGTTGTTGCCTCTCTCCGTGGTGAATTGCTTCGGCTCAGATTTTAAAATATCTTTTTGGTTAGAGAGAGTGATCTAGCTCATCTAAGTCCTAAAGTGAGTTACAGTCAGTAAACACTATTTGAAGCGATAAACATTCTGGTGTGAACGCGGCTGTGACCTTCGGAGAGGCTATAGGGAAATACTCGCGCCGTGTCACAGCAGTGTTTACGCACTCAGCGAGCCAATTAAATAACTTAATCTGCCAAATGTATCCATTATAGATACTTAAAACTTGTTATCGGACTAGTGACACCACGCCGGTCAGGCGGTAGATAACAATACACTGATGGTAACCAGCTAGCCAAGTAAACACCAAAACCAGCCCAGTGAACCCACTACAGATATTTCAGTAACTTGTTATCCGACAAGTACGATACAATAGTCATATTAATAAGCCACTCAACAGTGGTGGCCGAGTATAGTGTGAGTAAAGAGGGCGTATGTCTGAGAGTAAGTTAGATAGAGTGCTGGCAGAGGCCAGAAATTATAAGGCCAAGCGTGAGACTGGCTATCGTGAACAAGCGCTTAAATTATACCCTTGGGTGTGTGGTCGTTGTACTCGTGAATTTAATAACGCCAATTTACGTGAATTGACGGTACATCATCGCGATCATAACCATGATAACAATCCATCTGATGGCTCTAACTGGGAGCTATTGTGTTTGTATTGTCATGATAACGAGCACTCAAAGTTCGAAGAGTTGATTCAATATGGCGCTACGACAGAAACTAAGGTCGATGCTGCAACCTATAATCCGTTTGCCGATCTTAAGAGTATGCTGAAGAAGTAAGTTTGATAATAAAAGACTGCAGTATTGTCTGTGGTCTTTTATCTGTTCTTTTATCTTTCTTTTATAAAGGGCATGAGCTTTGCTAAACTTCAATGGTTTCTAATCGTGCTTCGGCTTCCTGCCATTTTTGACGACTGATAATCTCGCTATTTACACCTTCACCCATGGTTGCTTTACGCGGCGTTAGCTTCTCTAACACATCGGCTTTGTAATCATCATCAGCCTTGCCCCAAGCAACAATCTCATCGATATGTCGGTAGCAGCCCATGCAAATATCTTCTTCGTTTAAACCACATTTTGCGACACAAGGGGATTGGATCATTAGTTCTTCTTATTTTTTGAAAAATGACAGAGGGGATTTTAGTGATCTTAGTCACGTATTTCAATAGTGAGGGGTAGTTAGGCTAATAAGTTATCGGAATGATGTTGAAAGATTTAGATTATAAATTTAATGCTTATCATGATGTTAATTAAATTTAGGTGTTCAGTTTCTATCCGATATATCACCATTATTAATGGTGCCTAGTCGCTTGAACTATAGGTAAAGCTAACTCCAAATGCTAAACTCAGGTAAGTTTATTTATAGTTATTTTAGACTTTTCAACGGATTGTGGAAAGTACTGGGGGCTTTATGAAAGCGTTGTTACGCTTAGCGTTTTTTTCCATGTTGGGCTTGATGACCACAGCATGTTCGTTATTAGAAGTGAAACTTGAAAGCGGTGTTGTACCGCTGCCCCAAGATCAGCTTAATATGCGGGTGTTCAGTCGTGATTTCAGCCGTTCATTTTACAGTCAGGTAGAGCAAACGGCAGATCAAATTGCCAGAGCAGACTTAGACGATGAAGACAATATATATCTAAAATCCAATGCCTTGATGTGGAAAATATATTCAGAGCAAGCACTGCAAAGAAGCATATTTCAAACATCCCCCGTAGCAGCCATGGTTGATACTTGGGCTTTAACCGCTCAAATGAAAGATTTCTATGAAACTGGGGCTGGTAAAGAGTTGTTTGGCGATCATCAAGGTTTGGCAATTGAAACTAGTAAGGCGCTTGA
Proteins encoded:
- a CDS encoding GNAT family N-acetyltransferase; protein product: MKMEVLIADYLDEQHGRDIGYLLNHYAEDPMGGGEPLADYVKQNLAQELSKVPHAFSVICYVEGKPAGLINCFEAFSTFKCKPLINIHDIVVVNEFRGLGISQSMLAKVEERAKEKGCCKITLEVLEGNEIARNSYIKFGFDGYELDPNMGKALFWQKVI
- a CDS encoding type II toxin-antitoxin system RelE family toxin, with the protein product MTYNLEFKKSALKEWKKLGSTLQQQFKKKLSERLDNPHVPAAKLLGGDNMYKIKLRQSGYRLVYKVQDNIVIVTVLAVGKRERNDVYQKAMKRLDD
- a CDS encoding type II toxin-antitoxin system Phd/YefM family antitoxin, yielding MTSRILADVAASITEFKANPMKVATSAYGEPVAVLNRNEPAFYCVPAEAYEMMMDKLEDLELLTIAKEREGEESISVNLNDL
- a CDS encoding YajD family HNH nuclease, giving the protein MSESKLDRVLAEARNYKAKRETGYREQALKLYPWVCGRCTREFNNANLRELTVHHRDHNHDNNPSDGSNWELLCLYCHDNEHSKFEELIQYGATTETKVDAATYNPFADLKSMLKK
- a CDS encoding DUF1289 domain-containing protein, with translation MIQSPCVAKCGLNEEDICMGCYRHIDEIVAWGKADDDYKADVLEKLTPRKATMGEGVNSEIISRQKWQEAEARLETIEV